Proteins encoded in a region of the Melospiza georgiana isolate bMelGeo1 chromosome 2, bMelGeo1.pri, whole genome shotgun sequence genome:
- the CRYAA gene encoding alpha-crystallin A chain, which translates to MDITIQHPWFKRALGPLIPSRLFDQFFGEGLLEYDLLPLFSSTISPYYRQSLFRSVLESGISEVRSDRDKFTIMLDVKHFSPEDLSVKIIDDFVEIHGKHSERQDDHGYISREFHRRYRLPANVDQAAITCSLSNDGMLTFSGPKVPSNMDASHSERPIPVSREEKPSSAPSS; encoded by the exons atggacaTTACCATCCAGCACCCCTGGTTCAAGCGTGCTCTGGGACCCCTCATTCCAAGCCGTTTGTTTGACCAGTTTTTTGGAGAGGGTCTCCTCGAGTATGACCTCCTGCCTCTGTTCTCGTCCACTATCAGCCCCTACTACAGGCAGTCCCTCTTCCGCAGCGTGCTGGAGTCGGGCATTTCAGAG GTGAGGTCTGATCGGGACAAGTTCACGATCATGCTGGATGTAAAACACTTCTCTCCCGAAGACTTGAGCGTGAAGATTATTGATGACTTTGTGGAAATCCATGGCAAGCACAGTGAAAGGCAG GACGACCACGGCTACATCTCCCGGGAATTCCACCGCCGGTACCGCCTGCCCGCCAACGTGGACCAGGCTGCCATCACCTGCTCGCTGTCCAACGATGGCATGCTGACCTTCTCGGGCCCCAAGGTCCCCTCCAACATGGACGCCAGCCACAGCGAGAGGCCCATCCC